One genomic window of Canis lupus baileyi chromosome 22, mCanLup2.hap1, whole genome shotgun sequence includes the following:
- the EIF1B gene encoding eukaryotic translation initiation factor 1b — protein sequence MSTIQNLQSFDPFADATKGDDLLPAGTEDYIHIRIQQRNGRKTLTTVQGIADDYDKKKLVKAFKKKFACNGTVIEHPEYGEVIQLQGDQRKNICQFLLEVGIVKEEQLKVHGF from the exons ATGTCCACTATCCAGAACCTCCAATCTTTCG ACCCCTTTGCTGATGCAACTAAGGGTGACGACTTACTCCCGGCAGGGACTGAGGATTACATTCATATAAGAATCCAGCAACGGAACGGCAGAAAGACACTGACTACTGTCCAGGGCATTGCAGATGATTATGACAAAAAGAAACTTGTGAAAGCTTTCAAAAAG AAATTTGCCTGTAATGGTACTGTGATTGAACATCCTGAATACGGAGAGGTTATTCAGCTTCAAGGTGaccaaagaaaaaacatttgCCAGTTTCTTTTGGAG GTTGGCATTGTCAAAGAGGAACAGCTTAAGGTTCATGGATTCTAA